CTTTGGCAGATAAATATCTTTCTGCATCCAGGGCAGCCATACAACCACTACCTGCAGCGGTTACTGCCTGGCGGTAGATCTTATCCTGTACGTCGCCACAAGCGAATACGCCTTCCACGTTAGTTCTGGAAGAACCTGGAACAGTTTTGATGTAGCCCTGCTCGTCCAGCTCCAGGTAATCGCTGAAGATATCGGAATTAGGCTGGTGACCAATCGCTACGAAGAATGCGCTGACAGGAATTGTCTGCTCTTCGTTCTTCGCGGTATTCAGCAGTTTTACCGCTTCTACCTTGTTATCACCCAGTACTTCCTGTGTTTCAGAATTCCAGTATACCATGATATTGGATGTCTTCAGTACACGGTCCTGCATAACCTTGGAAGCCCTCATTTCATGACGGCGCACGATCATGTGTACATTAGAACACATCTTAGAGAGGTACAGTGCTTCTTCGGCAGCGGTATCACCGGCACCTACAATCGCAACTTCTTTACCCCGGAAGAAGAATCCATCACATACGGCACAGGCAGAAACACCGCTACCGTTCAGGCGCTGCTCGGAAGGAAGGCCCAGCCATTTAGCAGAAGCACCGGTGGCGATGATCACTGCATCGGCAGTAATCACTTTAGATTCATCGATGGTAATTTTATAAGGCTGGCTGCTAAAGTCTACGGAAGTGGCGAGGCCATAACGGATATCAGCACCCATACGGGTTGCCTGTTTTTCGAAGTCCACCATCATTTCAGGACCCTGAATACCTTCAGGATAACCCGGATAGTTTTCTACTTCAGTCGTAATTGTCAATTGACCACCAGGTTGAATGCCCTGGTAGAGCACTGGCTTCAGGTTTGCGCGGGCCGAGTAAATGGCAGCGGTATAACCTGCCGGGCCAGAACCTATGATCAATAAATGCACATGCTCTTGCTGTTGATTAGTTTCCATACTTGCTATGTAAATTAATAAAGTGTGGCTCGAAATTCATTAGACTTGCAAAAGTACACTTCCTTGTATAATAAAAAACACCGGCTATAAAAATTACAGCCGGTGCAGTTATAGACATAATAGATTTATAATTTTGACGACAGAGGTCCTCTGTGCACACTTTACTATTATCCCAGATAAGATTTTAATGCACCGCTGTAGCGGGCCTTTTGCAGCCTCTTGATGGCGCGTTCTTTAATTTGACGAATCCTTTCTTTAGTAAGGTCGTACTTCTGACCGATTTGTTCGATCGTTGCTCCATTTTCTCCATCCAGACCAAAATACGCATTCACAATCTCAGCTTCGCGTGGGCTCAGTGATTTCAGCACACGACGGATCTCTTCACGAAGTGAATCACGCATTACAT
This window of the Chitinophaga sancti genome carries:
- the trxB gene encoding thioredoxin-disulfide reductase, which produces METNQQQEHVHLLIIGSGPAGYTAAIYSARANLKPVLYQGIQPGGQLTITTEVENYPGYPEGIQGPEMMVDFEKQATRMGADIRYGLATSVDFSSQPYKITIDESKVITADAVIIATGASAKWLGLPSEQRLNGSGVSACAVCDGFFFRGKEVAIVGAGDTAAEEALYLSKMCSNVHMIVRRHEMRASKVMQDRVLKTSNIMVYWNSETQEVLGDNKVEAVKLLNTAKNEEQTIPVSAFFVAIGHQPNSDIFSDYLELDEQGYIKTVPGSSRTNVEGVFACGDVQDKIYRQAVTAAGSGCMAALDAERYLSAKEHQA